From Primulina huaijiensis isolate GDHJ02 chromosome 15, ASM1229523v2, whole genome shotgun sequence, one genomic window encodes:
- the LOC140959250 gene encoding protein PLASTID TRANSCRIPTIONALLY ACTIVE 16, chloroplastic yields the protein MAPFQLASNSLLLTCTPHRTFIFKNPRLSVFAKKDDDSPAKDTGNSTPFRFNFGNLPNVKSIVPAAAPKPSSSGLSFGRRKDPGTVFVAGATGQAGIRIAQTLLRQGFSVRAGVPDIAAAQELAQLAVKYKIISFDESKRLNAVDSTFQDAESIAKAIGNASKVVVTIGPEENGPTSEVTVSDAIQVIQASQLANVGHVTIIYDGTPSVTSTYNVLDGITSFFSNIFSRTQPLTIVELLQKLVETDFSYTLIKTKLTEDFSPERSYNVVVLAEGSATGPNEYKVTKAQIASVVADIFSNTSVAENKVVEVYTDASASASAKAISEFFRAVPEDGRRKAYAEAREKAKLEEEATKATEQAAEAANKLKEETSSAATKAQKSEEEPDAGPSVENIFDKAKDITSGFNWEKFSSQLKIAAQKPEDEEPKVQVATVRGQAKARSLPSLKAVVKSSPARQPPSPPKSKVAAKPKAKTPVQPPTETRKFFGGLFSQETIYVDDA from the exons ATGGCTCCATTCCAGCTTGCTTCAAATTCACTTCTTCTTACCTGTACTCCTCACCGCACGTTCATATTCAAGAATCCAAGGCTCTCCGTGTTTGCCAAAAAGGACGATGATTCTCCGGCGAAAGATACGGGAAATTCGACCCCTTTCCGTTTCAACTTCGGAAACTTGCCGAATGTGAAGTCAATAGTTCCAGCGGCAGCCCCGAAACCGTCGTCTTCTGGGTTGAGTTTCGGGCGGCGGAAGGACCCGGGGACGGTTTTTGTAGCTGGAGCAACTGGACAGGCTGGCATACGCATTGCGCAGACGCTTCTACGGCAGGGTTTTAGTGTCAGGGCCGGTGTGCCTGATATTGCCGCTGCACAAGAATTGGCCCAATTGGCTGTCAAGTATAAG ATCATATCCTTCGATGAATCAAAGAGGCTAAATGCAGTTGATTCCACTTTCCAAGATGCAGAATCGATAGCCAAAGCAATCGGGAATGCTAGCAAAGTTGTGGTCACCATTGGTCCAGAAGAAAATGGTCCAACCTCCGAGGTAACAGTTTCTGATGCCATACAAGTGATTCAAGCCTCACAATTGGCAAATGTTGGTCATGTTACGATAATATATGATGGAACTCCCTCTGTTACCTCAACTTACAATGTTCTTGATGGCATCACATCGTTCTTTAGCAACATATTTTCGAGAACTCAGCCCCTGACAATAGTTGAACTTCTGCAAAAACTGGTGGAAACCGACTTTAGTTACACCCTCATAAAGACAAAGTTGACGGAAGATTTTTCACCCGAGAGGTCGTACAATGTCGTAGTGTTGGCTGAAGGAAGTGCTACGGGACCAAACGAATACAAA GTAACAAAAGCACAGATAGCTTCAGTGGTGGctgatattttctctaataCTTCAGTTGCAGAAAATAag GTTGTTGAAGTTTACACCGATGCATCCGCATCCGCATCGGCGAAAGCTATTTCTGAATTTTTCAG AGCCGTTCCAGAGGATGGTAGAAGAAAAGCTTATGCAGAAGCACGAGAAAAAGCAAAACTCGAGGAAGAGGCTACCAAAGCAACTGAGCAAGCCGCAGAAGCAGCCAATAAGCTAAAGGAAGAAACTTCAAGTGCAGCTACAAAAGCTCAAAAGAGTGAAGAAGAACCAGATGCTGGGCCATCAGTCGAAAACATATTCGACAAAGCAAAAGACATCACGTCAGGTTTTAACTGGGAAAAGTTTAGCTCCCAGCTTAAAATAGCTGCTCAAAAGCCAGAAGACGAGGAGCCTAAAGTTCAAGTCGCCACTGTGCGGGGACAAGCTAAGGCTCGCTCTCTACCTTCCCTCAAGGCAGTAGTGAAGTCTTCTCCTGCTCGGCAACCGCCCTCTCCTCCAAAATCCAAGGTTGCTGCTAAACCTAAAGCGAAAACACCCGTGCAGCCCCCTACGGAGACACGCAAGTTTTTTGGTGGGCTGTTTTCTCAGGAAACCATCTATGTTGATGATGCCTAG